Below is a window of Allomuricauda ruestringensis DSM 13258 DNA.
CCGTGAAGAATTCGATATGGATAATCCCCAAGGTGGTGAAGGCGAAGAAGGTGACGAAAATGGTAGGGGTGGAAATCTATCCATTACTTCCAAACTGGAGCGTATGATACGTCAAAGAGCTTTGGACCAAATCTTTGGTAAAATAAAACGTAGTGGCTCGGGAAACCATAAAACCGGTAAATCCGGAAAAGGAGATGAACATACCGGGGAGTTTCGTGAATACCGTTTTGGAGATTCACTGGAGCGAATTAGTATGACGGAAAGTCTCAAGAATGCCCAAGTGAACCACGGGTTGGACAATTTTTCTTTGAGTGAAGCCGATTTAGTGGTTGAAGATACCCAGCACAAGGCGCAAATGAGCACGGTATTGATGATTGATATCAGCCATAGTATGATTTTGTATGGCGAAGACCGAATCACACCCGCCAAAAAAGTCGCAATGGCACTCGCAGAACTGATTACGACCCGTTATCCAAAGGATACCTTGGATATTTTGGTGTTCGGAAACGATGCCTGGCCCATTCCCATTAAGGATTTACCTTACTTGAGAGTAGGACCGTATCACACCAATACCGTTGCGGGACTTCAATTGGCGATGGA
It encodes the following:
- a CDS encoding vWA domain-containing protein, giving the protein MAMNTRKGFRFTNYEAPDQTPFEKLFKIFQELITHTSGDVEEALDWLRELDKEYELTDDDYTIDDFIEDLKSKGYIREEFDMDNPQGGEGEEGDENGRGGNLSITSKLERMIRQRALDQIFGKIKRSGSGNHKTGKSGKGDEHTGEFREYRFGDSLERISMTESLKNAQVNHGLDNFSLSEADLVVEDTQHKAQMSTVLMIDISHSMILYGEDRITPAKKVAMALAELITTRYPKDTLDILVFGNDAWPIPIKDLPYLRVGPYHTNTVAGLQLAMDMLRRKRNTNKQIFMITDGKPSCLRLPNGDYYKNSVGLDEYIVEKCYAMAQQARKLHIPITTFMIAEDPYLMQFVREFTKANKGKAFYTGLKGLGEMIFEDYEQNRKRRIKG